The Chitinophaga sp. Cy-1792 genome contains the following window.
TGGCGGGTGATGTTTTTTCCGGGGAGATGATTTTCGTGAAGAGGGTTATTTATTCGAACTGGCTGCTGAAGTCGTCCAGGGAGATATGCTGTAATTTCTTAATAAGCGCGCCTTCTACTTCGGCATAAAGGTTATCAAGATGCAGGTTTATTTGTTTTCCTACGGAGCAGTCCGGATTAGGCATATTTCTGCTGTTTCCCAGGAGGGAAGACTGTTTTACGGCATTATAAATATCGGCTAGCAGGATGGTTTCGGCTGGTTTGGCGAGTGTGGCGCCGCCGTTTTTACCTTCCTTGCTTTCTATAAGGCCATGGTTGCGGAGGTTACTGATTTCTTTACGTACCAGTACGGGGTTACAGTTAATACTGCCAGCGATGAGATCGGAGGGCAATAATTCCCCTTTGGCCCTGGCGAGCAGGGTCAGAATATGAAGTGATATGGGAAATCTGCCGTTATTCATTCTGTAATTTGTGATGTTACAGTACGAAGATACGAATAAAGTCGCGCTTACCGAAATCAGTGGCGGGTAAAGAAATAGATAACCGATGCTAAAATCAGTGCCAGCACGATAAGGGTAATTACACAGCCGTTTTTACTGGGCTTTTTGATGGCATTGGTGAGGCCGCGGGAAGCAAGGAGGCCTTCCAGGTCATTTTTAGCCTGTCTAAGTTCCATTTTTTGGCCAGGGATCTTGTTGTTTTCGGTAAGATAGTACTGGATACCATGGATAAGGCCATGGGAAAGGCAGAGATTGATCGCTTGTTCAGTAATAGCTTTGCGGCTGGCGTTGGAAGAGTGACCGGGCACCACCACACGTTGGCAATGTCTGCAGACGAGAATCGCGTCTGAGCTGTTTTGTTCTGGTATAGCGCGAATAATATCATTACTACCGCAGTACGGACATGCGGTTGAGGCAAGGTCTTTTACAGTGCTCATTAATGGTATATCAGTTTTTATAACTTACGGAAGATAATAAAACATTTCGGGATTGTTCCCGAAATATTTACTGCTTTTTAAGGTGATCAGCGAATACTTTTTTAAATTTTTCAAGTTTAGGCTGAATTACATAGTGGCAATAAGGTTCATTACCATTCTGATTGTAATAATTCTGGTGATAATCTTCCGCTTTATAAAAAACTTTAAAAGGTGCAATTTCGGTCACGATGGGCTTGCTCCAGGCGCCGGATTCCTGCAGTTTCTTTTTGTAATATTCTGCTTTTTCTTTTTGTTCCTGGTTATGGTAGAAGATAACAGAGCGATATTGGGTACCTACGTCGTTGCCCTGACGGTTTAGCTGGGTAGGGTCGTGGCTTACCCAGAATGCCTGTAATAACTCATCGTAGCTGATTTTAGTCGTATCGTAGGTCACTTCGATGACTTCTGCATGGCCGGTGGTGCCGGTACAAACATCTTCATAGGAAGGATTGGGTACAGTACCACCTGAAAATCCGGATTCTACCTTTACTACCCCTTCCAGGGTCTGAAACTGTGCTTCGGAACACCAGAAGCATCCTGCGCCAAAAGTTGCAGCCTGAAGATGGGGGTTATTTTTTAATTCCATATCTTCGTTGACTTTTTCTTTAGCAGCAGATTTAGTTTTTTTATTCTGAGCGCATGCAGACAGCGCCATTGTTAGCAGTAGAACGAATAATAAGTATTTTCGCATAAAATTAAATTTACCGGCGATGATCTAATATAAATGTAAGACGTTATAGCGGCCTAAATTCATAACGTAAATTTTATTTACGTGTAAAATGATACAAAAGAACCACAAGTTCAGTAACTTTAACATTCTTTTTGACTAAGAATGTAAAGGGATGCCCCCGTACCCGTTTGTTGCCGGGCCAGCTGCCGCAGTCTTTTATCCTATTAAGCAAACTGAAATTGTAAATGAATTTTTCAGACTATCAACCGACGTGAGTAGCAGCATGTTGGATGGATGGTCTAATGATGATTAAACGAAGACTAAATTGAAATACTTTCCTGAATCTGCCTTAATGCAGTTGGAATTTGATAAAGTACAGGAGCTTCTCTCGGAGCACTGTAAAACGGAGCTTGGTAAGCAAATGGCTTCAGAACTCCGACTGCACACGCATATAGATTATGTCAGAACAGCCTTACAACAGGCACACGAATATAAACAGCTCACCCTTCTGCAAGAACATTTTCCGAATGATTTTGTGTTGAACCTGAAAACAGAATTAAGATTATTATCTATTCAGGGGGCTGTTTTATCCGGAGAACAAGTCATACATATCCGCCGCTTATCGGAGAGTATGCACAGTATTACACGTTTCTTTGACCATGACCGCAAGCTGCAATACAGTGGCCTGCACCAGGTAATAAAGGATACGTATTACGAGAAAAAAATTACCGCGCTGATCGATGAAGTGGTAGATGAGGTAGGACAGGTAAGGGACAATGCGAGCCAGGACCTGGCTAAGATCCGAATGTCACTTTTCCGTAAACGTAGTGAGTTACGCAAGGTTTTTGACCGCGTTTTGCAGAAATTGCATAAGTCGAACTACCTCGCCGACCAGCAGGAGGCTTTCCTTAACGGACGCCGTGTGGTAGCCATTTACGCGGAATATAAACGCCAGGTAAAAGGCATTATCCATGGTGAATCCGATACCGGAAAAACCACCTTCCTGGAGCCGGAAGATACCATCGAACTGAACAGTGAAGTACAGTCGCTGGAGCGTGAAGAAAGCAGAGAAGTGTACCGTATCCTCAAACAGCTGACTGCCAACCTGAGTAACTACAGTGTTTTGCTGAACAGCTATCATGACATCCTGGGGATTTACGATTTTATCCGTGCTAAAGCCAAGCTGGCACTGGATATGGACGGTAACTTCCCGATGCTGGTACCACATGCGGAGGTACATCTCGTACAGGCTTACCATCCGTTGTTGCTGTTGTATAACCGCAGGAACAGTAAGCCTACTATTCCGGTAAATATTACGCTGGACAAGGATAATCATATCCTGGTGATCAGCGGACCGAATGCCGGCGGTAAAACGGTGACACTGAAAACAGTAGGACTGATACAGCTGATGCTGCAGGCAGGCTTGCTGGTGCCGGTGCACCCGACATCCCAGTTAGGCATCTTCAAACAACTGATGATCCATATCGGGGATACACAGTCATTGGAATTTGAGTTGAGTACTTATTCTTCTCACCTCAAAAACATGAAATATTTCATGGAAAACGCCAATGGCAGAACATTGTTCTTTATAGATGAATTAGGTAGCGGTTCCGATCCTAACCTGGGTGGCGCCTTTGCGGAGGTAATCATGGAAGAACTGGCGAAGAAACATGCGTTCGGTATCGTTACCACGCACTATCTGAACCTGAAAGTGATGGCCAACAAAGTGAAAGGAATCATCAACGGGGCCATGGGCTTTGACGAACAGAACCTGTTACCGATGTATAAACTGATCGTCGGAAAGCCGGGAAGTTCCTATACGTTTTCCATTGCGGAGCGTATCGGGCTTCATCCTTCCCTGATTAACAGGGCCAAGAAACTGGTGGATGAAGGTCATTTTCAACTGGATAAGCTCCTGAACAAAGCCGAGCAGGACCTGCAGAAAGTAGAAGGTAAGGAGAAAGACCTCCAGAAACTGCTGAAGGAGAATGAAAGGCTGAAGAAGGAGTATGAGATCCTGGCGGATAAGGAACGCAAGAATCAGCAGATAACCTTTCTTAAATTGCAGAATAAAATTAAGGAAGATGACCTGCAGTATCTGAAAGATATGGAGCGTAAGCTGAAACAGATCGTGGTAGAATGGAAGCGAGCAGAGAAAAATGACGACCGCGAGAAAGTGATGAAGCAGGCAGAGATATTGTTGTTCCGACGTCGTGAGAAACAGATTAACGAAAAGTTAGATAAGAAAGTACAGGACAAGTTCCAGGAAGTGGGCGGAAATGCCCAGGTAGGCGACCAGGTGAAGATTCTCACTAACAGGCAGGTAGGTAAACTGATCGAGATCCGTGATAAGCGTGCGATCGTTCAGTTGGGAAAAATTCCTATCAATGTTAAGTTGAGCGACCTGGTGGTTGTCCAGGAAAAGATTGCCGAAGAGGGAAACCAATAAAAAAGACCAGAGATGGAAGTAGCCAGCAAACCGCAACAAATACCCGTTTATCGTTTGGAAGATTGTACAGATGATTTTCCTTTCCTGATGTGCAGGATGACAGGAGATGATCCTGTGGCGGAAGAATTTGCCATACCACATCGACACACGGGGTATAGTATAGATATTATTATAAAAGGTAGTATTCACCAGTCGGTGGATTTCAGGCAGCATGAGGTAACCGCACCGGCGATTATGCTGATGGAGCCTGATCAGGTGCACCTGCACCGGATGTCGCCAGACTGTGAGGCTATCTGTATCTATTTTACCGAGGAGTTCCTCGCATCCGAGTTGTTGGGAGTGGTGAGCTGCTGGCGCTGTATTTTTGGTTCCGGGGTTATTCCCTTAAATGAAGAACAACTGGAGGAGTTACTCTCATATGCCCATCTGATTGAGCGGGAATATGAGAGTAGCCGTATCCGGAGAGAGGAGATTATACGTAACCTGCTGAATGCCTTTATTATAGCATGTGGTCGTATATCCGAGCCCGTTACCCGTGAATCCGATAAGATCTGGCTGAATGTAGAAAGCAGTCAATATAATATGGCCCGCCAGTTTAAAGTACTGGTAGACCAGCATTATCGGGAGAAGCCGCAGGTTTCGGATTATGCTGAAATGTTATTTGTTACACCCGGACACCTCAATGATACCGTAAAAGCCCTGATGGGAAGAAATGCGAAATACGTGATAGATGAGAAGCGTATTCTGGAAGCAAAACGGTTACTGTATTGGGGAGAACACTCTGTGAAGCAGATTGCTGCGCACCTGAATTTTGAGGACGATGCCTATTTTAACCGGTTTTTTAAGAAGCATACCGGACAAACTCCGGCAGTGTTTCAACGAGAAAGCCGTGAAAAGTACAATTAAACCCGTAAAAATTTAAATCGTTTAGATTTATAATTTTCTATTTTTGCATCGTGAAATTAAAATAATGACGCTGCCCGTACGTCATTTTAAAATTGAAAGCCATGAAAAGTTTTTAGCGGAGAAAAACCGCATACCTTCAGAATTGCTTAATTAATTCACTTACAGGAGTAACTTATTGCTGTACTCGTTCGTATAACTATGCACATAACTGAATAGTTCTGCGTACAGGATAGTATTACACTGGATGTATAAGCTTTGTGCCCGTAAAGTTTATGCACGTCACAGGTGTACTGCTATGCAATTGTCCCTGCTGTATTCTCACGCCCGAATGCTGTCATTGATATTGATTGCTGCGAAGCAAGGCTGCCTTTTATTGGCCTGAGTCGCAAGGGGGGATTTTATTTTTAGTCGTCAAAAAAATGTAGTATGAAACCATTGAGATCAACATTAACATCATTGCCGGCAGGCCTACTTTATAGCTTTATAGTTCTTTCAGTATTGTCTGGATGCAGTACATCACAGGCAAAAACAGATGTACCGCCACCAGCGGCATTACCTGTGATTAAAGCCGTTACATTACCGGCTACAACGTTTCAGGATTTTTCTGCTTCGGTAGAAGGAACCCGTGATGTGGAAATAAGACCGCAGGTAGACGGTTATCTGACGAATATATCAATAGATGAAGGCGATTACGTTAGAAAAGGTCAAACACTTTTCACAATCGACAGAAGGCCATATGTAGAGCAACTCAACAATGCCACTGCAAATTTACAAGCTGCAACAGCGGCATTAGAGAATGCACAAATCAACGTTGATAAATTGAAACCGCTACTTAGTAATAATGTGGTATCAGATGTTCAATTAAAATCGGCGGAAGCAAGTTACAATTCAGCGAAAGCCAATGTTGCCCAGGCACAGGCCCAGGTGGAAGCCGCCCGTATCAATCTTGGGTTCACCAATATTACTGCACCCAGCGATGGTTATGTAGGTAGTATTCCCTTTAAAACAGGAAGCCTTATTGGCCGAGGAATGGCAGGCGCATTGACTACTATTTCTGAAGTAAAGGACATGCGTGTTTACTTTTCTTTAAGTGAAACCGATTTCCTCAAATTCAAGGAAAAATATCCAGGTAATAGTGTTGCTGAAAAAGTAAAAGGAATGCCAGAGGTGGAATTAATCCTGGCAGATGGCAGTGTTTATCCTGAAAAAGGAAAAGTTGAAACAGTGGAAGGGCAGTTTGACAAAACTATTGGTGCAATTAGTTTACGTGCCAGCTTTCCTAATGCACAGGGAATACTTAGAAGTGGAAGTACCGGTAAAGTGAGAGTACCTACGTTACATGCTTCTGCATTGGTAATTCCTCAGGAGGCCACGTTTGAATTGCAGGACAAAGTATTCATTTATACCGTGGCCGATAGTAATAAAATCGTTACAAAACCACTTACCATTTCCGGCAAAACGTCTAATTATTATTTTGTTACGGATGGCGTAAAGGAGGGGGATAAGATTGTATTATCTTCTCAATCTACCATGATGATGGGTGGTTTAAAAGATGGTGTTGTTATTCAGCCACAGATGGTATCTATAGATAGTTTGTTGAAAGCAAAGCCATTGCTTTAAAATAAGTAAGCGTGAAAGCACGCCAGTGTTAAGAACGTTTATACAAAACATTATTCAAATTGCGCTACAGGCAGTGTTGTTATACACATGCACTGGTTGTATGCGCGCGGACATACCGCATCACATAATTGTTATTTATGTTAAAACGATTTATTGAAAGGCCGGTGTTATCAACGGTTATTTCTATCATATTGGTTATGCTGGGAGGGTTGTCTTTGTTCTCCCTGCCTACGGCTTTATTTCCTGAGATTGCGCCGCCATCGGTACAGGTAATAGCCAATTACCCCGGTGCGAACGGGGAGGTAATAGCCCGTACAGTTGCTACTCCGATAGAAGAATCGGTAAATGGTGTGGAGAACATGACTTACATGACCTCCAACTCCAACAACGATGGTAGCTACATCCTGACAGTTTATTTTAAACAAGGAACGGATCCGGATATTGCGGCAGTAAACGTACAAAACCGCGTATCTAAAGCGAATAGCCAGCTACCTCCGGAAGTATTACAAGCCGGCCTTTCTACACAGAAAGTGCAGAGCAGCTTCCTGATGTTTGTGGCGATATATAGTGAAGATAGCGTTAAGTATAACGAACTGTTCTTAAATAACTATGCAAGAATTAATATCATCCCTCAGTTACAACGTATACCAGGGGTGGCACAGGTACAGCCATTTGGGTCGAAAGACTACTCGATGCGTATCTGGCTGAAACCAGACAGACTTGTTGCGAATAATCTTTCTACTGCTGAAGTGATGAATGCGATCAAAGATCAGAACGTAGAAGCGGCACCAGGACGTTTGGGACAAAGTAGTAAAGAATCTTTCGAGTATATTATTAAATACAAGGGGAAGTTAAATAAGCCGGAAGAGTATGAAAATATGGTGATTAAGGCAAAAAACGATGGTTCTGTTCTTCGTCTTAAAGATTTGGCCAGGGTTGAACTTGGCGGCTATACTTATACTGCTTCGAATTTGCTCGATGGCAAACCAGCTACTGGTTTTGGTATTGTGCAGACACCGGGTTCCAATGCCAATGAAATTCTTACTGAACTGGAACGACAGATTGGAGTATTTGATAAGGCGTTACCCGATGGTATGAAGTTTAAGATCATGTATAACTCGAAAGAGTTTTTGGATGCATCTATAGACCAGGTAAAAGAAACACTGATCATTGCGTTCATCCTGGTAGCCATCGTGGTTTTCATTTTCCTGCAAGATCTGCGCTCTACATTGATCCCGGTAATTGCTGTACCTGTTTCTATTATAGGTACCTTCTTCTTCTTACAATTATTTGGCTTTAGCATTAACCTGCTTACATTGTTCGCACTGGTACTG
Protein-coding sequences here:
- a CDS encoding Rrf2 family transcriptional regulator, with the translated sequence MNNGRFPISLHILTLLARAKGELLPSDLIAGSINCNPVLVRKEISNLRNHGLIESKEGKNGGATLAKPAETILLADIYNAVKQSSLLGNSRNMPNPDCSVGKQINLHLDNLYAEVEGALIKKLQHISLDDFSSQFE
- the msrA gene encoding peptide-methionine (S)-S-oxide reductase MsrA codes for the protein MRKYLLFVLLLTMALSACAQNKKTKSAAKEKVNEDMELKNNPHLQAATFGAGCFWCSEAQFQTLEGVVKVESGFSGGTVPNPSYEDVCTGTTGHAEVIEVTYDTTKISYDELLQAFWVSHDPTQLNRQGNDVGTQYRSVIFYHNQEQKEKAEYYKKKLQESGAWSKPIVTEIAPFKVFYKAEDYHQNYYNQNGNEPYCHYVIQPKLEKFKKVFADHLKKQ
- a CDS encoding endonuclease MutS2, which translates into the protein MQLEFDKVQELLSEHCKTELGKQMASELRLHTHIDYVRTALQQAHEYKQLTLLQEHFPNDFVLNLKTELRLLSIQGAVLSGEQVIHIRRLSESMHSITRFFDHDRKLQYSGLHQVIKDTYYEKKITALIDEVVDEVGQVRDNASQDLAKIRMSLFRKRSELRKVFDRVLQKLHKSNYLADQQEAFLNGRRVVAIYAEYKRQVKGIIHGESDTGKTTFLEPEDTIELNSEVQSLEREESREVYRILKQLTANLSNYSVLLNSYHDILGIYDFIRAKAKLALDMDGNFPMLVPHAEVHLVQAYHPLLLLYNRRNSKPTIPVNITLDKDNHILVISGPNAGGKTVTLKTVGLIQLMLQAGLLVPVHPTSQLGIFKQLMIHIGDTQSLEFELSTYSSHLKNMKYFMENANGRTLFFIDELGSGSDPNLGGAFAEVIMEELAKKHAFGIVTTHYLNLKVMANKVKGIINGAMGFDEQNLLPMYKLIVGKPGSSYTFSIAERIGLHPSLINRAKKLVDEGHFQLDKLLNKAEQDLQKVEGKEKDLQKLLKENERLKKEYEILADKERKNQQITFLKLQNKIKEDDLQYLKDMERKLKQIVVEWKRAEKNDDREKVMKQAEILLFRRREKQINEKLDKKVQDKFQEVGGNAQVGDQVKILTNRQVGKLIEIRDKRAIVQLGKIPINVKLSDLVVVQEKIAEEGNQ
- a CDS encoding helix-turn-helix domain-containing protein, with translation MEVASKPQQIPVYRLEDCTDDFPFLMCRMTGDDPVAEEFAIPHRHTGYSIDIIIKGSIHQSVDFRQHEVTAPAIMLMEPDQVHLHRMSPDCEAICIYFTEEFLASELLGVVSCWRCIFGSGVIPLNEEQLEELLSYAHLIEREYESSRIRREEIIRNLLNAFIIACGRISEPVTRESDKIWLNVESSQYNMARQFKVLVDQHYREKPQVSDYAEMLFVTPGHLNDTVKALMGRNAKYVIDEKRILEAKRLLYWGEHSVKQIAAHLNFEDDAYFNRFFKKHTGQTPAVFQRESREKYN
- a CDS encoding efflux RND transporter periplasmic adaptor subunit, whose product is MKPLRSTLTSLPAGLLYSFIVLSVLSGCSTSQAKTDVPPPAALPVIKAVTLPATTFQDFSASVEGTRDVEIRPQVDGYLTNISIDEGDYVRKGQTLFTIDRRPYVEQLNNATANLQAATAALENAQINVDKLKPLLSNNVVSDVQLKSAEASYNSAKANVAQAQAQVEAARINLGFTNITAPSDGYVGSIPFKTGSLIGRGMAGALTTISEVKDMRVYFSLSETDFLKFKEKYPGNSVAEKVKGMPEVELILADGSVYPEKGKVETVEGQFDKTIGAISLRASFPNAQGILRSGSTGKVRVPTLHASALVIPQEATFELQDKVFIYTVADSNKIVTKPLTISGKTSNYYFVTDGVKEGDKIVLSSQSTMMMGGLKDGVVIQPQMVSIDSLLKAKPLL